CGTCGCGCTGGCCCACTTCGAGGGGCTGCGCCGCGGCCTCGGCGTTCCGCCGCGGATCGTCAACTTCGACGCGCATCTCGATCTGCGCCCCTACGACGCCGCCGTGGGGGTCCATTCCGGCAACTCGTTTTCGCGCGCCGCCGCGCGCTGCAAGGAACGGGGCGAGCCGTTCCGCTACCACGTGATCGGCGTGCAGCAGTCGGCGAACACCCGCAGCCTCTTCCGCGTCGCGGAGGAGCTGGGGGCTGAGTGGTTCATGGCCCGCGACGTCGAGGGGGACGGAGCGGCGGCGGTCGCGGAGCGGATCGACGGCTGGGGAGCGGACGAGGCGCCGATCCAAGCCACGCTCTGCTGCGACGTCCTGGGCGCGGCGCACGCGCCGGGCGTCAGCGCGCCGCAGCCGTTCGGCCTCGCGCCGGAGACGGTCCTCGAGGCGATGCGCCGCCTGGCGCGCGGCGGACGGGCCGCGGGGCTCGACGTCGCCGAGGTCTCGCCGCGGTTCGACGAGGACAACCGCACGGCGAAGCTGGCCGCGGTCTTGATCTACGCCTGGGTCAACGCGCTCGCCGGCGTCGGCTTCGAGCCGCGCTGAGCGGCGCTTCGCGCGGCGGCGCCGAGGCCCGCGGCGCGGCCGGTGCTCCAGGCCCACTGGAAGTTGTGGCCGCCGATCGGCCCGACCGCGTCGAGGACCTCGCCGCAGAAGAAGAGCCCGCGGCGGAGGCGGCTCTCCATCGTGCGCGGATCGACCTCGCCGAGATCGACGCCGCCGCCGGTCGCCTCGGCCTTCGCGTATCCCTCGTCGCCGGTCCACGGAAGGCGATAGCGCACGAGGCTCTCGACGAGCCGCAGCCGGTTCTCGCGCGGCAGACGCGTCGCCGGCAGGCCGTCCGGCAGCCCCGCCTCGCGGCAGAGCGTCTCGGCGAGACGCGCCGGCAGCCGCCGCGCGACGATCGTCTCGACCGCGCCGCGGCCGCCGCGCAGCTCGTCGTCCCACGCCGCCGCGTCGAGCTCCGTCCAGCGCACGAAGATCGGCTGCCGCTCGCCGCCGGCGAGGCGGCTGCGGACGGCGAGGTGCGAGGCGTCGAGCACGGCCGGGCCGCTGTAGCCGTGGTGCGTGAAGAGGAACCCGCCCGCGAACCGCCGGCTCTTGCGCGGCCCCGGCGCGTCGAGCGCGACCTCGAGCGAGATCCCCGCGAGATGGGCGTGGACCGCGGGACGCGCGAGGAGCGGCGTGAGCGCGGGATAGGGGGCGTGGACCGCGTGCCCCAGACGGCGCGCCGCCTCGAATCCCCAGCCGTCGCTGCCGGTCGAGGGAAACGAGAGGCCGCCGGCGGCGACGATGACCGACGCGGCGGCGATCTCCGCGCCGTCGTCGAGACGCACGGTCCATCGCGCTCCGCTCTCGGACGCCGCGCCGCGGTTCTTCGCCGCGTCGCCGTCCTCGCGCGCTTCGTCGTCCGCCGCGCCCACGCGCTTCTGCGCCGCCTCATCGTCCGCCGCCTCGCCGCGCGGGACGAGGTCGGCGACGCGGGCGCCGCACCTGATCTCGACGCCGCGTTCCCGCGCCGCGGCGAAGAGGCGGTCGCGCACCTCGCGCGCCTTGTTCGAGGCGGGGAACAGCTTGCCGCTCTCCTCCTCGATCCGCAGCGGCAGGCCGAGCTCCCGCTCGAAGAAGGCGCGCTGCTCGTCGAGCGGCCAAGCGCGGAGGATTTTGCGCAGCGTGTTGGGGGAGGAGTCGGTGACGAACCGCTCCGGCGCGGCCGCGGCGGGAAGGACGTTGCAGCGCCCGCCGCCGCTGAGGACGATCTTCCGTCCGCCGTCCGCCGTTCCTTCGAGCAGGACGACCGACGCGCCGCGGCCGGCCGCCCAGACGGCCGCCATCAGCCCCGAGGCGCCCGCCCCGACGACGACGATCGGATGGTTCACCGCGTTGCGCCCCGCACGAAAAACGGCCGACGCGATTCGCCGCGTCGGCCGCTCTTCGGCCGCCGGCGCTCGCCGCCGGCGGGTCCGCGCGCTACGTGCGCGCCGGCGCGCCGAGGCTGGCCAGGAAGTCGGCGTTGCTGTCGAACGCCTGCAGCTTCTTGAGCAGCGCCTCGACGGCGTCGATCTGGTTCATCTGGGAGAGCGCGCGCCGCAGCAGGTGGACCTTCGGCGTCCACTCCCGCAGCAGCTTCTCTTCCTTCCGCGTGCCGGTGAGGTGGATGTCGATGCAGGGGAAGACGCGCTTCTCGAACAGCTTCCGGTCGAGGACGATCTCCGTGTTTCCCGTCCCCTTGAACTCCTGGAAGATGACCTCGTCCATCTTGGAGCCGGTGTCCACGAGGCAGGAGGCGATGATCGTCAGCGAGCCGCCTTCCTCGCAGCGCCGCGCGGCGCCGAAGAAGCGGCGCGGGTTCTCCAGCGTCCGGGAGTCGATGCCGCCGGTGAGGATCTTCCCCGAGCCGCGCTGCTCGACGTTGTAGGCGCGGGCGAGGCGGGTCAGCGAGTCGAGCAGCACGAGGACGTCCTGCCCCGACTCGACCAGCCGCTTCGCGCGCTCCAGCACGATCTCGGCCACGCTGACGTGGTTGCGCGCCAGTTCGTCGGAGCTCGAGGCGATGACCTCGCCGTTCGGCACGCGGCGCCGCCAGTCGGTGACTTCCTCGGGGCGCTCGTCCACGAGGAGGACGATCAGGTGGATTTCCGGATGGTTCGTCCCGACGGCGTAGGCGATCTGCTGCAGCAGCGTCGTCTTTCCGGCCTTCGGCGGCGCGACGACCAAGCAGCGCTGCCCCTTGCCGATCGGCGCGACGAGATCGACCACGCGCGGCTCGATCGGCTCGCGGCCGGTCTCCATCTTGATGACGTCTTCGGGGGAGGTCGCGGTGAGGTCCATGAAGTGCCGCCGCTCGTTCCACTGCTCCGGCGGCAGGCCGTTGATTTCGTCGATCTCGAAGAGGGCCGGCCCGCGGCGCCCAGTCGGCCGCGCCTTCCCCTTGATCTCCACCCCTTCCTCGAGCCGCCGGTCGCGGACGATGTCGGGCGCGACCCAGATGTCGTCGGGACGGGGGAGGTAGTTCGCCTTCTGCGTCCTCAGGAAGC
This genomic stretch from bacterium harbors:
- a CDS encoding formimidoylglutamase is translated as GRPGAAAAPGLIRRGLANLPCLFDDKLRLLDLGDVTTVGGDLEGAHEGLARLVAEVVAAGCFPIVLGGGHDVALAHFEGLRRGLGVPPRIVNFDAHLDLRPYDAAVGVHSGNSFSRAAARCKERGEPFRYHVIGVQQSANTRSLFRVAEELGAEWFMARDVEGDGAAAVAERIDGWGADEAPIQATLCCDVLGAAHAPGVSAPQPFGLAPETVLEAMRRLARGGRAAGLDVAEVSPRFDEDNRTAKLAAVLIYAWVNALAGVGFEPR
- a CDS encoding aminoacetone oxidase family FAD-binding enzyme produces the protein MNHPIVVVGAGASGLMAAVWAAGRGASVVLLEGTADGGRKIVLSGGGRCNVLPAAAAPERFVTDSSPNTLRKILRAWPLDEQRAFFERELGLPLRIEEESGKLFPASNKAREVRDRLFAAARERGVEIRCGARVADLVPRGEAADDEAAQKRVGAADDEAREDGDAAKNRGAASESGARWTVRLDDGAEIAAASVIVAAGGLSFPSTGSDGWGFEAARRLGHAVHAPYPALTPLLARPAVHAHLAGISLEVALDAPGPRKSRRFAGGFLFTHHGYSGPAVLDASHLAVRSRLAGGERQPIFVRWTELDAAAWDDELRGGRGAVETIVARRLPARLAETLCREAGLPDGLPATRLPRENRLRLVESLVRYRLPWTGDEGYAKAEATGGGVDLGEVDPRTMESRLRRGLFFCGEVLDAVGPIGGHNFQWAWSTGRAAGLGAAARSAAQRGSKPTPASALTQA
- the rho gene encoding transcription termination factor Rho; translation: MKEESTLPPGKKSTFKRRRRRQRPAGAGAAGGPNGQNGAAEAAAGEAQASSSAEPLEAWGVLEMLPEGYGFLRTQKANYLPRPDDIWVAPDIVRDRRLEEGVEIKGKARPTGRRGPALFEIDEINGLPPEQWNERRHFMDLTATSPEDVIKMETGREPIEPRVVDLVAPIGKGQRCLVVAPPKAGKTTLLQQIAYAVGTNHPEIHLIVLLVDERPEEVTDWRRRVPNGEVIASSSDELARNHVSVAEIVLERAKRLVESGQDVLVLLDSLTRLARAYNVEQRGSGKILTGGIDSRTLENPRRFFGAARRCEEGGSLTIIASCLVDTGSKMDEVIFQEFKGTGNTEIVLDRKLFEKRVFPCIDIHLTGTRKEEKLLREWTPKVHLLRRALSQMNQIDAVEALLKKLQAFDSNADFLASLGAPART